The Anguilla anguilla isolate fAngAng1 chromosome 4, fAngAng1.pri, whole genome shotgun sequence genome has a window encoding:
- the aoc1 gene encoding amiloride-sensitive amine oxidase [copper-containing] has product MWCHHLLLLTTLGVSATNSAGRMNALHGASMFADLTPREMKNVRDYLMNCKELGLTFAKSKELKKNSILLMELHLPRKHEALRVLDRGQARPERQARVVVQFGNQSLPNITEYIVSPLPMPNSYKSKAIKGGRRIKFESRPISWAEYFHFNAFIEKVTMKAHKVLLDSTGFTYYNCSNRCLTFSDIAPRGLASGERRSWVILQKSVEGYFLHPVGFELLINHQNLDPEQWTVEKVWYNGQYFNSVEELVEGYDSGTIEKARLPEHDDDDLFSTYVPRGHSNTRTDLHGPKLVEPQGPRYHVERNFVEYAGWSFAFRVRSSAGLQIFDLRFKGERIAYEVSLQEAIAFYSGDTPAAMQTKYIDAGWAMGTSDYELAPGIDCPEIATFLDMYHYYDTDKPMHYKNALCIFEMTTAMPLRRHFNSNFSGGYNFYAGLENHVLVIRTTSTVYNYDYIWDFLFYQNGVMESRVSATGYIHATFFTPQGLHYGTKVYNYVLGNLHTHLIHYKVDLDVAGRENSFETLDLGFQEFTNPWSSNHTIKQSRLIRTPRETERSAAFRFGKKFPRYLHFHNPNQQNKWGHKKGYRIQYNSHADSVLPRGWKEENGIPWSRYKLAVTRHKDSETTSSSIYTQNDPWEPLVSFEDYIRNNENIVNEDLVAWVTVGFLHIPHSEDIPNTATPGNSVGFFLRPFNFFDEDPSLSSKSTVIVRPGKDRKPVVQRWTPEVVGHCVSNKPFVYDGTYSGV; this is encoded by the exons ATGTGGTGCCACCATCTCCTTCTCCTGACCACCCTGGGTGTGTCAGCCACCAACTCTGCAGGGCGGATGAATGCTCTCCATGGGGCTTCAATGTTTGCTGATCTCACCCCCCGTGAGATGAAGAATGTGCGAGATTACTTAATGAACTGCAAGGAATTGGGGCTTACCTTCGCCAAGAGCAAAGAGCTAAAAAAGAACAGCATCCTGCTGATGGAGCTGCACCTGCCCCGTAAACATGAGGCCCTGCGGGTGCTGGACAGAGGCCAGGCTAGGCCTGAGCGTCAAGCTCGCGTGGTGGTTCAGTTTGGTAATCAGTCGCTGCCCAACATCACAGAGTATATCGTCTCACCCCTGCCCATGCCTAACTCCTACAAGTCCAAGGCAATCAAGGGTGGCCGTCGAATCAAGTTTGAGTCACGGCCTATATCCTGGGCTGAGtactttcattttaatgccTTCATTGAAAAGGTCACAATGAAGGCACACAAGGTCTTGCTGGACAGCACAGGTTTCacctactacaactgcagcaacCGCTGCCTGACTTTCTCGGATATAGCACCCCGAGGGCTTGCAtcgggggagaggaggagctgggtCATACTGCAGAAGTCAGTGGAAGGGTATTTCCTCCACCCTGTGGGCTTTGAGTTGCTCATTAATCACCAGAACCTTGACCCGGAGCAATGGACAGTGGAGAAGGTGTGGTACAACGGGCAATACTTCAACAGTGTGGAGGAACTGGTGGAAGGTTATGATAGCGGTACGATCGAGAAGGCAAGGCTACCAGAGCACGATGATGACGACTTGTTCTCCACATATGTCCCCCGCGGCCACAGCAACACGCGCACAGATTTACACGGGCCCAAGCTGGTGGAGCCACAGGGGCCGCGCTACCACGTGGAAAGGAACTTCGTGGAGTACGCTGGCTGGTCCTTCGCCTTCCGTGTCCGCTCGTCTGCCGGGCTTCAGATCTTCGACCTGCGCTTCAAAGGGGAGAGGATAGCCTACGAAGTCAGTCTGCAAGAGGCCATTGCCTTCTATTCAGGTGACACCCCTGCTGCTATGCAAACCAAATACATAGATGCTGGGTGGGCCATGGGTACTTCTGACTATGAGCTTGCCCCAGGCATCGACTGTCCAGAAATCGCCACCTTCTTGGACATGTACCACTACTACGACACAGACAAGCCCATGCACTATAAGAATGCTCTATGCATTTTCGAGATGACTACAGCGATGCCTCTCAGGAGACACTTCAACAGCAACTTCTCAGGTGGCTACAACTTCTATGCAGGCCTGGAGAATCATGTCCTGGTGATCCGGACAACGTCAACCGTGTACAACTACGACTACATCTGGGACTTTCTTTTCTACCAGAATGGTGTGATGGAATCACGGGTCAGTGCCACAGGCTACATTCACGCAACCTTCTTCACACCCCAGGGGCTCCACTATGGCACCAAGGTCTACAACTATGTTTTGGGAAACCTCCACACGCACCTTATTCACTATAAAGTGGACCTGGACGTAGCTG GGCGGGAGAACAGCTTTGAGACCCTAGACCTGGGCTTCCAGGAATTCACCAACCCATGGAGCTCCAATCACACCATAAAGCAGTCTCGTCTCATCCGCACGCCGCGGGAAACCGAGCGGAGTGCCGCCTTCCGCTTCGGCAAGAAGTTCCCCCGCTACCTGCACTTCCACAATCCCAACCAACAGAACAAATGGGGCCACAAGAAGGGGTACCGCATCCAGTACAACTCCCACGCCGACAGTGTGCTACCTCGCGGCTGGAAGGAGGAGAACGGTATCCCATGGTCCAG GTACAAATTGGCAGTAACACGTCACAAGGACAGTGAGACAACCAGCAGCAGCATTTACACCCAAAATGATCCTTGGGAACCCTTGGTGTCCTTTGAGGACTACATACGCAACAATGAGAACATTGTCAACGAG GATCTGGTTGCCTGGGTAACGGTGGGCTTCCTACACATCCCGCACTCTGAGGACATCCCCAACACGGCCACGCCCGGGAATTCGGTGGGCTTCTTCCTTCGCCCATTCAACTTCTTTGATGAGGAcccatctctctcctccaaGAGCACGGTCATTGTTCGCCCGGGGAAGGACAGGAAGCCGGTGGTGCAGCGATGGACACCTGAGGTGGTGGGCCACTGTGTTTCAAACAAGCCCTTTGTCTACGATGGCACATACTCCGGAGTCTGA